One genomic region from Capra hircus breed San Clemente chromosome 6, ASM170441v1, whole genome shotgun sequence encodes:
- the G3BP2 gene encoding ras GTPase-activating protein-binding protein 2 isoform X2: MVMEKPSPLLVGREFVRQYYTLLNKAPEYLHRFYGRNSSYVHGGVDASGKPQEAVYGQNDIHHKVLSLNFSECHTKIRHVDAHATLSDGVVVQVMGLLSNSGQPERKFMQTFVLAPEGSVPNKFYVHNDMFRYEDEVFGDSEPELDEESEDEVEEEQEERQPSPEPVQENANSGYYEAHPVTNGIEEPLEESSHEPEPEPESETKTEELKPPVEEKNLEELEEKSASPPPAEPVSLPQEPPKPRVEAKPEVQSQPPRVREQRPRERPGFPPRGPRPGRGDIEQNESENRRIIRYPDSHQLFVGNLPHDIDENELKEFFMSFGNVVELRINTKGVGGKLPNFGFVVFDDSEPVQRILIAKPIMFRGEVRLNVEEKKTRAARERETRGGGDDRRDIRRSDRGPGGPRGIVGGGMMRDRDGRGPPPRGGMAQKLGSGRGAGQMEGRFTGQRR, encoded by the exons ATGGTTATGGAGAAGCCCAGTCCGCTGCTTGTAGGGCGGGAGTTTGTGAGGCAATATTATACTTTGCTGAATAAAGCTCCAGAATATTTACACAG GTTTTATGGCAGGAATTCTTCTTATGTTCACGGTGGAGTAGATGCTAGTGGAAAGCCCCAGGAGGCTGTCTATGGCCAAAAT GATATACACCACAAAGTATTATCTCTGAACTTCAGTGAATGTCATACTAAAATTCGTCACGTGGATGCTCATGCAACCTTGAGTGATGGAGTAGTGGTCCAGGTCATGGGTTTGCTGTCTAACAGTGGACAACCAGAGAGGAAGTTTATGCAAACCTTTGTTCTGGCTCCTGAA GGATCTGTTCCAAATAAGTTTTACGTTCACAATGATATGTTTCGTTATGAAGATGAAGTATTTGGTGATTCTGAACCAGAACTTGATGAAG AATCAGAAGATGAAGtagaggaagaacaagaggaaAGACAACCGTCTCCAGAACCTGTGCAGGAGAATGCTAACAGTGGTTACTATGAAGCTCACCCTGTGAC TAATGGCATAGAGGAGCCTTTAGAAGAATCCTCGcatgaacctgaacctgagcctGAATCTGAAACAAAGACTGAAGAGCTGAAACCTCCAGTGGAGGAGAAGAACTTGGAAGAGTTAGAGGAGAAGTCTGCTTCTCCTCCGCCTGCTGAACCTGTTTCTCTGCCACAGGAACCACCAAAG cCGAGAGTGGAAGCTAAACCAGAAGTTCAATCTCAGCCACCTCGTGTGCGTGAACAACGACCTAGAGAACGACCTGGTTTCCCTCCTAGAGGACCAAGACCAG GCAGAGGAGATATTGAACAGAATGAATCTGAGAACCGTAGAATAATTCGCTATCCAGATAGTCATCAACTCTTTGTTGGTAACTTGCCACATGATATTGATGAAAATGAACTAAAAGAGTTCTTCATGA GTTTTGGAAATGTTGTGGAACTTCGCATCAATACCAAGGGTGTTGGCGGAAAGCTTCCAAATTTTGGTTTTGTGGTTTTTGATGACTCCGAACCAGTTCAGAGAATCTTAATTGCAAAA ccAATTATGTTTCGAGGGGAAGTACGTTTAAATgtggaagagaaaaagacaagagCTGCCAGAGAGCGAGAAACTCGAGGTGGTGGTGATGACCGCCGGGATATTAGGCGCAGTGATCGAGGTCCTGGTGGTCCCCGGGGAATAGTGGGCGGTGGAATGATGCGCGACCGGGACGGAAGAGGACCCCCTCCAAGAGGTGGCATGGCACAGAAACTTGGCTCTGGGAGAGGAGCCGGGCAGATGGAAGGCCGCTTCACAGGACAGCGTCGCTGA
- the G3BP2 gene encoding ras GTPase-activating protein-binding protein 2 isoform X1, with protein sequence MVMEKPSPLLVGREFVRQYYTLLNKAPEYLHRFYGRNSSYVHGGVDASGKPQEAVYGQNDIHHKVLSLNFSECHTKIRHVDAHATLSDGVVVQVMGLLSNSGQPERKFMQTFVLAPEGSVPNKFYVHNDMFRYEDEVFGDSEPELDEESEDEVEEEQEERQPSPEPVQENANSGYYEAHPVTNGIEEPLEESSHEPEPEPESETKTEELKPPVEEKNLEELEEKSASPPPAEPVSLPQEPPKAFSWASVTSKNLPPSGTVSSSGIPPHVKAPVSQPRVEAKPEVQSQPPRVREQRPRERPGFPPRGPRPGRGDIEQNESENRRIIRYPDSHQLFVGNLPHDIDENELKEFFMSFGNVVELRINTKGVGGKLPNFGFVVFDDSEPVQRILIAKPIMFRGEVRLNVEEKKTRAARERETRGGGDDRRDIRRSDRGPGGPRGIVGGGMMRDRDGRGPPPRGGMAQKLGSGRGAGQMEGRFTGQRR encoded by the exons ATGGTTATGGAGAAGCCCAGTCCGCTGCTTGTAGGGCGGGAGTTTGTGAGGCAATATTATACTTTGCTGAATAAAGCTCCAGAATATTTACACAG GTTTTATGGCAGGAATTCTTCTTATGTTCACGGTGGAGTAGATGCTAGTGGAAAGCCCCAGGAGGCTGTCTATGGCCAAAAT GATATACACCACAAAGTATTATCTCTGAACTTCAGTGAATGTCATACTAAAATTCGTCACGTGGATGCTCATGCAACCTTGAGTGATGGAGTAGTGGTCCAGGTCATGGGTTTGCTGTCTAACAGTGGACAACCAGAGAGGAAGTTTATGCAAACCTTTGTTCTGGCTCCTGAA GGATCTGTTCCAAATAAGTTTTACGTTCACAATGATATGTTTCGTTATGAAGATGAAGTATTTGGTGATTCTGAACCAGAACTTGATGAAG AATCAGAAGATGAAGtagaggaagaacaagaggaaAGACAACCGTCTCCAGAACCTGTGCAGGAGAATGCTAACAGTGGTTACTATGAAGCTCACCCTGTGAC TAATGGCATAGAGGAGCCTTTAGAAGAATCCTCGcatgaacctgaacctgagcctGAATCTGAAACAAAGACTGAAGAGCTGAAACCTCCAGTGGAGGAGAAGAACTTGGAAGAGTTAGAGGAGAAGTCTGCTTCTCCTCCGCCTGCTGAACCTGTTTCTCTGCCACAGGAACCACCAAAG GCTTTCTCCTGGGCTTCAGTGACCAGTAAAAACCTGCCTCCTAGTGGCACTGTTTCTTCCTCTGGAATTCCACCCCATGTTAAAGCACCAGTCTCACAG cCGAGAGTGGAAGCTAAACCAGAAGTTCAATCTCAGCCACCTCGTGTGCGTGAACAACGACCTAGAGAACGACCTGGTTTCCCTCCTAGAGGACCAAGACCAG GCAGAGGAGATATTGAACAGAATGAATCTGAGAACCGTAGAATAATTCGCTATCCAGATAGTCATCAACTCTTTGTTGGTAACTTGCCACATGATATTGATGAAAATGAACTAAAAGAGTTCTTCATGA GTTTTGGAAATGTTGTGGAACTTCGCATCAATACCAAGGGTGTTGGCGGAAAGCTTCCAAATTTTGGTTTTGTGGTTTTTGATGACTCCGAACCAGTTCAGAGAATCTTAATTGCAAAA ccAATTATGTTTCGAGGGGAAGTACGTTTAAATgtggaagagaaaaagacaagagCTGCCAGAGAGCGAGAAACTCGAGGTGGTGGTGATGACCGCCGGGATATTAGGCGCAGTGATCGAGGTCCTGGTGGTCCCCGGGGAATAGTGGGCGGTGGAATGATGCGCGACCGGGACGGAAGAGGACCCCCTCCAAGAGGTGGCATGGCACAGAAACTTGGCTCTGGGAGAGGAGCCGGGCAGATGGAAGGCCGCTTCACAGGACAGCGTCGCTGA